One genomic region from Sander lucioperca isolate FBNREF2018 chromosome 3, SLUC_FBN_1.2, whole genome shotgun sequence encodes:
- the lrrc28 gene encoding leucine-rich repeat-containing protein 28 encodes MATELSETISMAKQERHKNLFLNYRNLNKFPVELLKDEGLQFLERLYMKRNSLTSLPDNLAQKLPNLIELYLHSNNIVIIPEAIGNLARLQSLDLSNNALQFLCPEIGRLRSLRHLRLSNNQLKCLPPEIGDLQDLETLDVSRNQLVSLPDRLHRCTSLQNLTADHNLLSHVPRQLCWLHRLNQLSMAANRLTFLPLDLGRSRELQFVFVDNNVDLKGLPSYLYNKVIGCSGCGVSAQVLEGDLGEVLGEALVGLPAEVKVLGSETDHVVPLEEIAMRTLHRIYQQRPTDLNLLPPITLPKSLLDLLQFPLGHCHRCSQTMFTIIYPKLFPLRDTALAGVHRRTTVSFVAYCCSSRCLRTFDLQG; translated from the exons ATGGCAACTGAACTCAGTGAGACTATTTCCATGGCCAAACAGGAGCGCCACAAAAATCTGTTTCTTAACTACAGAAACCTGAATAAGTTCCCAGTAGAGCTGCTGAAGGACGAAGGGCTGCAGTTTCTGGAGAGACTGTACATGAAGAGGAACTCACTCACATCACTG cctgaCAATCTTGCTCAAAAGCTCCCAAATCTAATTGAGCT gtATTTGCACTCAAACAACATAGTCATTATTCCTGAAG CTATTGGAAACCTGGCCAGACTGCAGTCACTGGACCTGAGCAATAACGCCCTCCAGTTCCTCTGTCCAGAGATTGGCAGACTAAGGTCTCTACGACACCTGAGGCTGTCCAATAATCAGCTGAAATGCCTTCCTCCAG AGATCGGTGATCTGCAGGACCTGGAGACTCTGGACGTGTCCAGGAACCAGCTGGTGTCTCTACCGGATCGCCTGCACCGCTGTACTTCTCTGCAGAATCTGACAGCTGACCACAACCTGTTGAGCCACGTTCCCCGTCAGCTCTGCTGGCTCCACCGCCTCAACCAGCTCTCCATGGCTGCTAACCGGCTGACCTTTCTACCGCTCG atctGGGCAGATCACGAGAGCtgcagtttgtgtttgtggacAACAATGTGGACCTAAAAGGCCTTCCCTCCTACCTGTATAACAAAGTCATCGGCTGCAGCGG GTGCGGTGTGTCAGCCCAGGTGTTAGAGGGTGACCTGGGTGAGGTACTGGGTGAGGCTCTGGTCGGGCTTCCAGCTGAAGTGAAGGTGCTGGGCTCAGAGACGGATCACGTGGTTCCCCTCGAGGAGATCGCCATGAGAACCCTGCATCGCATCTACCAGCAACGCCCAACCG ACCTGAACCTGCTGCCTCCCATCACCCTCCCGAAGAGCCTGCTGGACCTGCTGCAGTTCCCCCTGGGCCACTGCCACCGCTGCAGTCAaaccatgttcaccatcatCTACCCAAAACTCTTTCCCCTCCGTGACACTGCGCTGGCAGGAGTGCACCGCAG GACCACTGTGAGTTTTGTGGCCTATTGCTGCTCCAGCCGCTGCCTCCGGACCTTTGATCTCCAAGGATGA